Below is a genomic region from Pseudomonas sp. JQ170C.
CAACGGCGCCAACGGCGACCAGGAAGTCAGCGAAAACATCCTGCGCCTGGTGCTGTTCTACACCCGCAACCTGGCGGTGCCGATCCGCCAGGACGTCGATTCGCCCCAGGTGCTGGCCGGCAAGAACCTGTTCCACCAGGCCGGTTGCCAACGCTGCCATACCCCAAGCTTCACCACCGCGGCCGATGCCGCCGAGCTGGAGCTGGCCAATCAGTTGATTCGCCCCTACAGCGACCTGCTGTTGCACGACATGGGCCCAGGCCTTGCCGACAACCGCACCGAGTTCAAGGCTGGCGGCCAGGACTGGCGTACGCCCCCTCTGTGGGGTATCGGCCTGACCCAGACCGTCAGCGGTCACACCCAGTTTCTTCACGATGGCCGCGCCCGCGACCTGCTCGAAGCCGTGCTCTGGCACGGCGGCGAAGCCGAAGCGGCCAAGCAGCATGTCTTGACCTTCAATGCCGAACAGCGCACCGCGCTGCTGGCATTCCTGAATTCACTTTAAGCCAAAGGAGCCGGGCATGTTCCGACCCAAACTGTTGTTCACAAGCCTCGCCGCCCTTGCCCTGGGTGCGTGCTCGCCGCAGGACCCGCAAGCGGTAACTTCGGCCGCCATCGCCAAGCAGGTGATCCTGCCGACCTACAGCCGCTGGGTCGAAGCCGACCGCCAGCTGGCCGTCAGCGCCCTGGCATTCTGTGAAGGCAAGGCCGACCTGGCCACCGCCCGTGCCGACTTCCTCCACGCGCAAAAAGCCTGGGCGGAACTGCAACCGCTGTTGATCGGCCCGCTGGCCGAAGGCAACCGCGCCTGGCAGGTACAGTTCTGGCCAGACAAAAAGAACCTGGTGGGTCGTCAGGTCGAGCAACTGGTCAATGGCGACAAGCCGGTCGATGCCGCCTCCCTGGCCAAGTCCAGCGTCGTGGTGCGTGGCCTCTCCGCCTACGAATACATCCTGTTCGACAGCAAGCCAGATGCGGCCAACGCCGAGCAGAAAGCCCGCTACTGCCCGCTGCTGGTCGCCATCGGTGAGCATCAGAAGGCCCTGGCCGAAGAGATCCTCAAAGGCTGGAACAACACCGACGGCATGCTGGCGCAGATGACCAAGTTCCCCAACCAGCGCTATGCCGACTCTCACGAAGCGATCGCCGATCTGCTGCGCGCCCAGGTCACCGCCCTGGATACCCTGAAGAAAAAGCTCGGCGCGCCCATGGGCCGCTTGAGCAAGGGCATCCCGCAGCCGCTGCAGGCCGAAGCCTGGCGCAGCCATTCCTCGCTCAAGAGCCTGGAAGCCAGCCTGAAAGCCGCAGAGACCGTCTGGGTCGGTGTCGACAACCAGGGCCTGCGTGGCCTGCTGGGCAAAGACCAGAAAGCCCTGGCCGACAAGATCGATGCCGCCTATGCCAGCGCCCTGAAACTGCTGGCCGACAATCAGAAGCCACTGGGTGAGCTGCTCGATGACGAAGCCGGCCGCCAGCAGCTCAATGCAATCTACGACAGCCTCAACGTCATCCACCGCCTGCACGAGGGCGAGCTGGCCAAAGCGTTGAATATTCAGCTGGGCTTCAATGCCAACGACGGTGACTGATCATGTTGCGACGCCAGGCTCTCAAACTCGGTAGCGTTCTGCTCAGCGCCCTCACCCTGGGCGGCTGGACCCTGTTTCGCGGCAAAGACAGCGGCCCGCTGCTGCTCTCGGCCCGCGATGACGGCGACGGCAAGCACTACGCCGTCGGCTATCGCCTGGATGGCACCCAGGTGTTCGCCACCCAGGTGGGCCAGCGTTGCCACGACATCATCAACCACCCCGAGCAGCCGATTGCCCTGTTCGTGGCCCGGCGCCCCGGCACCGAGAGTTACCTGATCGACCTGCGCGATGGCCGTCTGCTGCAGACCATCACCTCGCAGCCGAACCGGCATTTCTATGGCCACGCGGTCATCCACAAGGGCGGCGAATGGCTGTATGCCACCGAGAACGACACCACCGATCCCGGTCGTGGCGTACTCGGTGTCTACCGTTTTGACGGCGAGCGCCTCAGCCATACCGGCGAGATTTCGACCCACGGTATCGGCCCGCATCAGGTGTCATGGATGCCCGATGGCGAAACCCTGGTGGTCGCCAACGGCGGCATTCGCACCGAGGCCGAAAGCCGGGTGGAGATGAACCTCGACGCCATGGAGCCAAGCCTGGTGCTGATGCAACGCGATGGCACCCTGCTGAGCAAAGAAGTACTGCCCCAGCAGATGAACAGCGTGCGCCACCTGGCCATTGCCAGCGACGGCACCATCGTCGCCGGCCAGCAGTTCATGGGCAGCGGCGATGAAACCGCCGAGCTGTTGGCGATCAAGCGTCCGGGGCAAGCATTCCAGGCGTTTGACGTGCCGGAGCATCAGCTTCAGTCGATGGCCAACTACACCGCCAGCGTGGCCATCCACAACGAGCTGCGCCTGGTCGCCTTGACCGCACCACGGGCCAATCGCCTGTTCATCTGGGACCTGGACACCGCACAGGTGCGCCTGGATGCACCGATGCCCGACTGCGCCGGCGTCGGCGCGGTAGCCGACGGTTTTGTCGTCACGTCCGGCCAAGGTCGCTGCCGGCTGTACGACTGCCGCAAGGCCGAACTGATCGGCCACCCCCTGCAACTGCCTTCCGGGCTGTGGGACAACCACCTGCACCTGGCCTGAAACAACCCGGGAACAGAAAGTTCCCAAACCCGGTCAAACGCGTAATATCGCTACATCGCACGTGGGCAGGAACGCCCCGCAGTCGTGCCATCGAACAATAAATCGTATCCAAGGAACTGGACTATGCTGCGCCGCCGCATGCTGATCATGTTGGGTGTTGTTCTGCTGCTCGTGCTGATCCTGGGGGGCTACAAGGCGTTCTCCATTTATCAGCAGGTCCAGATGTTCTCGGCCCCCAAGCCACCGATCAGTGTGGCGGCGACCGAGTCGACTGAGCGCATGTGGCAAAACCGCCTGCCCGCGGTGGGCAGCCTCACCGCCCTGCAAGGGGTCGACCTGAGCCTGGAGATCGCCGGCACGGTCAAGACCCTGCAGTTCGAGTCCGGGCAGAAAGTGAGCAAGGGCCAGCCCTTGCTGCAACTGGACAGCGACGTGGAAACGGCTCTGCTCGGCACCGCCCTGGCAGATCTTGGCCTGGCCCAGGTGGACTTCAATCGCGGCAGCCAGCTGGTGGGAAGCCAGGCAATTTCCCGCGGCGAGTACGACCGACTCAATGCCCAGTACAAGCGCAGCAAGGCGGTGGTCGACCAGCTCAAGGCGGCCCTGGCGAAAAAAAGCATCAATGCCCCCTTCGGCGGCACCATCGGCATCCGCCAGGTGGATGTCGGCGACTACCTGGCCAGCGGTACGGTGATCGCGACCCTGCAGGACCTGAGCAGCCTGTACGTGGACTTCTTCGTGGCCGAACAGGCAGTCCCCAGGCTGAGCATCGGCCAGCAAGTGCTGGTCAGCGTCGCGGCCTACCCGCAACAGACCTTCCCCGGCACCATCAGTGCGATCAACCCCAAAGTCGAGGACAGCACGCGTAACGTGCAGGTACGCGCGACCCTGGCCAACCCCGAGGGCAAGCTGTTACCCGGCATGTTCAGTAGCCTGCAGGTGCTGCTGCCCGACCCCGGGCCGCAGATCGTGGTGCCCGAAAGCGCCGTGACCTACACCCTCTATGGCAACTCGGTGTACGTAGCCGTGCCGAAAAAGACCGAAGACGGCCAGCCACAGAAAAACGCCGAAGACCAGCCCGAGCTGATCGCCGAGCGGCGCTTCGTCGATACCGGTGAGCGCCGCGATGGCCTGGTGGTCATCCACAAGGGCCTCAAGGCCGGGGAGCAGGTGGTGACCGCCGGCCAGTTGAAGCTGACCCAGGGCGCGTCGATCACCCTCAGCCCGGACAAGACCCTGCAAGCACCGTCCAACAACTCGGCGCACGCCAACTGATCGAGGAGGCGTCATGGCTTTTACCGATCCATTCATCCGCCGTCCGGTGCTGGCCAGCGTTGTCAGCCTGCTGATCGTGCTGCTGGGCTTCCAGGCCTGGAGCAAACTGCCCATCCGCCAGTACCCGCAGATGGAAAACGCGCTGATCACAGTGACCACCGCCTACCCCGGCGCCAACGCCGAGACCATCCAGGGCTATATCACCCAGCCCATGCAACAAAGCCTGGCCAGCGCCGAAGGCATCGACTACATGACCTCGGTGAGCCGGCAGAACTTCTCGGTGATTTCGGTCTACGCGCGCATCGGCGCCGACAGTGACCGGCTGTTCACCGAACTGCTGGCCAAGGCCAACGAGGTGAAGAACAAGCTGCCCCAGGACGCCGAAGACCCGGTACTGAGCAAGGAAGCCGCCGATGCCTCGGCACTGATGTACATCAGCTTCTACAGCGGCGAAATGAGCAACCCGCAAATCACCGACTACTTGTCACGGGTGATCCAGCCCAAGCTCGCGACCCTGCCCGGCATGGCCGAAGCGGAGATCCTCGGCAACCAGCTGTTTGCCATGCGCCTGTGGATCGACCCGGTGAAACTGGCCGGCTACGGCCTGAGCGCCAACGAAGTGACCGACGCGGTGCGCCGCTACAACTTCCTGTCGGCCGCCGGCGAGGTCAAGGGTGAGTACATCGTCACCAGCATCAACGCCACCACCGAGCTGAAGACCGCCGAAGCCTTCGCCAATATCCCGCTCAAGACCAGCGGTGACAGCCGGGTGCTGCTCGGGGACGTAGCGCGGGTGGAGATGGGCGCGGAAAACTACGACACGGTGAGCTCGTTCGACGGCACCCCCTCGGTGTACATCGGTATCAAGGCCACGCCCGGCGCCAACCCGCTGGATGTGATCAAGGAGGTGCGCAAGCTGATGCCCGAGCTGGAAAGCCAGCTGCCGCCCAATCTGAAAGCCTCCATCGCCTACGACGCCACCCTGTTCATTCAGGCTTCGATCGACGAGGTGGTCAAGACCCTGGTCGAGGCGGTGCTGATCGTCATCGTCGTGGTGTTCCTGTTCCTTGGCGCCTTGCGCTCGGTGCTGATCCCGGTGGTCACCATTCCGTTGTCGATGATCGGCGTACTGTTCTTCATGCAACTGATGGGCTACTCGCTGAACCTGCTGACCTTGCTGGCGATGGTGCTGGCCATCGGCCTGGTGGTGGACGATGCCATCGTGGTGGTGGAGAACATCCACCGCCACATCGAAGAAGGCAAGACGCCCTTCGAGGCGGCGCTGGAAGGTGCCAGGGAGATCGCCATGCCAGTGGTGTCGATGACCATCACCCTGGCAGCGGTCTACGCCCCTATCGGCTTTCTGGAGGGGCTCACGGGGGCATTGTTCAAGGAGTTCGCCCTGACCCTGGCCGGTGCGGTGATCATTTCCGGCATCGTCGCCCTGACCCTGTCGCCGATGATGTGCGCGATGCTGCTGCGTCACGAGCAGAACCCCAGCGGCCTGGCCCATCGCCTGGACAATCTGTTTGAAGGGCTCAAGGTGCGCTACCAGAAACTGTTGCATGCCACCCTGAACACCCGGCCGGTGGTGCTGGTATTCGCGGTGATCGTGCTGTGCCTGATTCCGGTGTTCCTGATGTTCACCAAGAACGAGCTGGCACCGGATGAAGACCAAGGCGTCATCTTCATGATGGCCACGGCACCGCAACCCACCAACCTGGATTACCTCAGCGCCTACACCGACGAGTTCATCGACATCTTCAAGGCGTTCCCCGAGTACTACTCCTCGTTCCAGATCAACGGTTTCAACGGCGTGCAATCGGGGATTGGCGGCTTCCTGCTCAAGCCCTGGAACGAACGCGAGCGCACCCAGATGGAGTTGCTGCCGCTGGTGCAAAGCAAGCTCGAAGGCATTGCCGGCCTGCAGATCTTCGGGTTCAACCTGCCCTCGCTGCCGGGCACGGGCGAAGGCTTGCCCTTTCAGTTCGTGATCACCACGGCCAATGACTATGAGTCGTTGCTGGAAGTGGCCGAACGGGTCAAGGAACGTGCCCAGGCGTCGGGCAAGTTCGCCTTCCTCGACATCGACCTGGCCTTCGACAAACCCGAAGTGGTGGTCGATATCGATCGGGCCAAGGCTGCACAGATGGGGGTATCCATGGATGCCCTGGGGGGGACGCTGGCAACCCTGCTGGGTGAGGCAGAGATCAACCGCTTTACCATCGACGGGCGCAGCTACAAGGTCATTGCCCAGGTCGAGCGGCCCTATCGCGACAACCCTGACTGGTTGAGCAACTACTACGTCAAGAACCAGCAGGGTCAGATGCTGCCGCTCTCGACCCTGATCACCCTCAGTGACCGCGCGCGGCCACGCCAGCTCAACCAGTTCCAGCAATTGAACTCGGCGATCATCCAGGGCTTTCCCATGGTCAGCATGGGGGAAGCCCTGGACACCGTGAATGGCATTGCCCGTGAAGAAGCACCGGCAGGCTACACCTTCGACTACGCCGGGGCGGCGCGCCAGTTCGTGCAGGAAGGCAGTGCGCTGTGGGTCACCTTCGGCCTGGCCCTGGCGATCATCTACCTGGTACTGGCCGCCCAGTTCGAGAGCTTCCGTGACCCACTGGTGATTCTGGTAACGGTGCCGCTTTCGATCTGCGGCGCGCTGATTCCGCTGTTCCTGGGCATCTCGAGCATGAACATCTACACCCAGGTGGGCCTGGTGACACTGATCGGGCTGATCAGCAAGCACGGCATTCTGGTGGTCGAGTTCGCCAATCTGCTGCGCCAGCAAAAAGGCCTGAGCGCCCGTGAAGCCGTCGAAGAAGCAGCGGCGATCCGCTTGCGCCCGGTGCTGATGACCACAGCAGCCATGGTCTTTGGCATGGTGCCGCTGATTCTGGCCACCGGTGCCGGGGCGGTGAGCCGCTTTGATATCGGTACGGTGATTGCCACCGGCATGTCGGTGGGCACGCTGTTCACCCTGTTCGTGCTGCCTTGCGTCTATACCCTGCTGGCCCGGGCTGACGTACCCCAGGCGCAGACGCAAACCGCCTGAAGCACATGCAAAAAGGCCTCGTCAGTGACGAGGCCTTTCCGTGCTCAAGCATTCAGTGAATCAGTGGGAACGCAAACCCTGACTCATACCGAACAGGAACAGCAACAGGTCCTGATCGGGTTGTGCGGTGGACTGGTTCTTTACCACCCTGGGCAGCGGGCACTGGGACGCAGGGTCGACCTTGCTCACAATCTGCGGGCCCGGTTCTTCCCAGGCAGCTGCCGCAGCCGTAGCCACTGCCAGTGCCAACACCAGAAACAAACCTCGAGCTAATTCTAGTTTCATTGCTCTAAACCTTTGACAGCGCTGCCAAACGCCACGTTGTAAAAGTAGAGCAGCTTGCGCCACTCTGCGTCATTGAATGACGAATGGCGGCGCAATTGCTTCAGGTCATTTGCAGCGGCACGATGGCAGCTGATACGCCGTCGGCACTTCTCAAGGTCCAGCAGGGCCACTTCTGCCCGGGCCTGATCACCCTCGCCGATCACCTTGATGAACACATGCTTGCCGTACAGGCAGCCATGTTGCCAATGGCCTCGGTGCATGCGGGCCAGATTGGTGGCCAGGTCCTGCAGCATGCTGTCGTGCAGCGCATCACCATAACGCTCGCGTGCGCCCTTTTCGTACCAGCTGTCGCTGTCTTCAAAACCATCCAGGGCCTTGCTGACCAGCAGGGCCCGCCACTGGTGATCGGCGTCACGCTCCACACCGCAATACACAATGTGGGGGACCCGCACACCCAGTTGCTCGAAGCTGTTGATGGCATCGTATTCGCGCAGCACCGTCGGCCGCCCGAACGGGTGCAGGAAACTGCGGTAGATGTGCCCAATCTGACGCTTGGAATACAGCAACTGCCCACTTTCGTCGTTCAACCGCTGTACACCACTTTCACCACCCCGGCGCTGGTTGGGTTCTTCTACCCACTCACCCTGCTGCTGCCAGAAATGGTCGAACCGGCTATTGCCCGTCAATGTTTCTGAACGCCCTACCGCCATGCCCTACCCCTTACGCAATACGTACACTCGCCACATGGCATAGAACGGCAAAAAGTCCAATCGTTCCTGAATCCGGAAACCAGCGGCTTCAAATTCTTCCTCGACCGTAGCCGCCGGTAACACAAAACGATTCTGGTAACTGCCCTCGCCGGTTTCGGCGTAACGACGCTGCTCCAGCTTTTTACGGCGCCAGGCCTTGAAGTTGCCGTCCACCCACAGCGACAGGATCACGCTATCGCGGGTAACTCGTTGAAATTCCGAGAGAAGTGTCTTGCGATGCGCAGCGTCACCGATGTGGTGCATCAGGCGCATGCAGAAGATGCTGTCGACTGAATTGTCCGGCAGGTCAATTGCAAAGGCAGATGTTTGCAAAGTACGTACCCGTTCAACGATGTGCGCGGGTTGAGATTTGGTTGCCGTTTCCAGCATGGCCTCGGAGTTGTCGGCACCGATGATCACGCGATTGGGCTTTTCCGCCAGCAGCGGCCAGAAACGACCCGCGCCACACGGCAGGTCAAGCACCAGACCGGGTTCGCCCGCCAGGGTCAATGCACGACGCGCCAGCTGTTCATCTCGTTTGTGCGACATGCGCCGCGCCAGGCCATCCTGGTGCTTGAGGAAGTATTCCTGGGCATGCTGCTGGTCGTACTTTTCGGAAAATTCGAGCTTGATGGGACTACGCATTGTGCATCTCCTGACTCCAATTTGCCCACAGTAGGCGGGCAAGCGTTGGCGCCAGGTCATACGAATGTGAAAAATTCGTTGCAAGCCTGAATAAACGTAACAAGAAATGAATGACTGTAACGGCCGGACCTCACTCGAACGCCGGTACCCCGCCTCGGCCATGAGTCAGGTCGACATGGAAGCGACAGCCATGGGGCACCGTTCCTGTCAGCGTCACCGTCCAGCCCTGGTCGTCGCAGATCCGCTGTACCAGCGACAACCCCAGGCCAAGCCCTTCACCCCGACGTTCATCGCCGCGAACAAAGGGACGGAACATGGCCTCACGCTGCTCCTCGGGGATGCCCACGCCACTGTCCTCGACCATGAATCCCTTGGGGTCCAGGGTCAGGCGAATAAAGCCATAGTCGGTGTAGTGCGCAGCATTACGCAGCAGATTGCCCATTACCGCTTGCAGGAACGTGGCGTTATAGAGCGTCGGAGAACTCGCCTTGGCGTCATAGAGCAGTGTCAGGCCTTTCTGTTCGATGGTGTCGCGCCAGACCCCGGTCAGGTCATCGGCCACTTCCTTGAGCGTCGCCTGTGACGCCACCGCGCCCTCATCACGCTGGGCCCTGGCCAGCATCAGGAAGGTTTTCACCAGTTCCTGCATCTCTTCGGTGGCCCTGGCAATGCGCTCGACCTGCGAGCGCGCGCGCGGGTCGATGTTCGGGTTGACCAGCAACAGCTCGCACGAGCTGGCCAGTACCATCAGGGGGGTGCGCAGTTCATGGCTGACGTCACTGGTAAACAGCCGTTCACGGGTCAAGGCATCGCGCAGGCGTCCCAGGGTATCGTCGAAGGCCACGGCCAGTTGCCCGACCTCATCGGCCGCATAGTCCGGCGCCAGGGGCGGCGCCAGGCCCAATAACTGGTCACGATGTCGAACCTGGCGGGCCAGGCGAATAACCGGTGCCATGACTTTGCGTGCCAGCACCCAGCCCAGGAACACCGCCAGCGCCAGGCTGAGCACAAAGCCCACCACCACGACCGCGAACAGCACGCGCTCGCGTTCCTCGAAATCGCTCTGGTCCTGCAGCAACACATAGCGCCGCCCATCCACGATCTCGACCATGGCGTGGTAGGACAACTGCTCGCGAAACACTTCATGAAAACCCGGTGACAGGTGCCGCAGGTCCTTGGGCAACTCGAATTCGTCTCGCCCGCCGCTGTAGTAGAACAGCTGGTCGGGGCGCGGCCGGTGGCTCCAGTCGCTGACGCTGTCCATGCGCAGCAGGCGCTGCAGATCGCCACCCAGCACCGCCGAGATCAAGCGCTCTTCGACCAGGTGAACGGTGGCAACGATACCGAAGGCAAATGCACCGGCCACCAGGGCGCTCATCAACGCAAAAGCGATGATGATCCGCTGGGCGAGGCTTTGTTTAAACTCCATCGCGGCCCTCGGCCAGGCGATAACCGACGCCATGGACGGTATGCAGCAGGGGTTTGTCGAAGGGCTTGTCGATGACCTGGCGCAGTTGGTGGACGTGGCTGCGCAAGCTGTCGCTGTCGGGGCAATCATCGCCCCAGAGGGCCTCTTCAAGCACCTCGCGGCGTAACACATGGGGGCTTTTCTGCATCAGCACCGCCAGCAGCTTCAAGCCGACCGGGTTGAGCTTGAGCAGCTTGCCGTCGCGGGTCACTTCGAGGGTGTCGAGGTCGTAGCACAGGTCACTGACCTGCAAGGTACGCCGGCCACCGCCCTGGGCCCGACGCAGCACCGCTTCGATGCGTGCCGCCAGCTCCGACAGGGCAAAGGGCTTCAACAGGTAATCATCGGCACCGGAGCGAAACCCCTGCAGGCGATCATCGAGCTGGTCGCGGGCGGTGAGCATGATTACCGGAGTGTCGCGCCTGGCATCCTCGCGCAGGCGTTTGCACAGCGTATAGCCGTCAATGCCCGGGAGCATGATGTCGAGCACGATCAGGTCGTAGTGTTCGGTAGCGGCCAGGTGCAACCCGGACAGACCATCCTGGGCACAGTCAACCGTATAGCCTTTGAGGCCCAGATAGTCGGCCAGGTTGGCTAGGATATCGCGGTTGTCTTCAACCAGTAGAATTCGCATAGGGTTCTCCCGTCCGGGTCTTTTGCCTGCTTGGCAGGCGCAGCTTACGGCCATCGACAGCGCTCGGCTAGGCTGCAGCAGGTTTATTGGCAGTTAACGTTTTTTTCACCCAGCCTTCACGGACACACCATAGCAATCGCCGCACAATCGCCGGTCGTTGTGTCACTCCGCTTCCCGGCACGGGCTACCGGCCGGACCCGATTTTTCGACCTGCCTGGACCTGCCATGCCTGCCACTCACGCCTCTCGCCCGCTCAATCCGTGGTTTTCCCTGGGTATACCGCTGCTGACGGCAGCGATCCTGATCCTGCTGGAACTGACGTCACTGGACATGGACCTGGCCAAACTGGCTTTCGATCCGGTCACCGGGCAGTTCATCGGACGGCACAGCTACTTCCTCGAAGACATCCTGCATGATCGCGCCAAACAAGCGGTCATCGTCCTGGGGCTGGGTGCCATTGCCGCCTTTGCGGCAAGTTTCTTCTGGCAGCGCCTGCAAGGCTGGCGTCGCGAGCTGGGCTACCTGGTAATGGCCATGGCGCTGTCGACCAGTTTTGTCACCCCGATCAAGGCGGTGACTGCCGTGCAGTGCCCTTGGAGCCTGCAGGAATTTGGCGGCAAAGAAGTCTACAGCGAGTTGCTCAGCCCCAGGCCGGCGACCGACAAACCAGGACGCTGCTGGCCCGGTGGCCATGCCGCCACCGGATTTACCCTGTTTGCCCTGTTCTTCATGCTGCGTGATCGCCGCCCCCGCCTGGCCCGTGCAGCGCTGCTGTTTGCCTTCGCCCTGGGCACGGTGTTCTCAGTGGGACGAATGCTGCAAGGCGCGCATTTCTTCTCCCACAACGTCTGGACAGCGGTGTTCTGCTGGCTGATCAGCCTGGGCTGTTACCACTGGCTGCTGTACCGCAAGCCTGTAGGCGCGGGCTTGCCCCGCGAAGCAGCCGATGCTGCATCATCCACTGCCTGAGACACCGCATCGCGGGGCAAGCCCGCTCCTACCGGTCCAATTGGCGGGAGTGAGCCGCCGCTGGCGCCAGCCCGCGACCAGCTCACTCAGGGCAGGAGCGGGCTTGCCCCGCGAGAGGCCGGTACAGCCAGCAAAACGGGTGTTGTCTGAACGATTGATCGCGGGGCAAGCCCGGTCCCACGGCAATCAGTGCAAGCCCGCCGTACAGGCAAAAAAAAGCCCCGCACTAAGCGGGGCTTTTTCTCAAGCGGGTAAGGCTGGCTTACATCATGCCGCCCATACCGCCCATGCCACCCATGCCGCCCATATCAGGCATGCCACCAGCAGCAGCTTCCTGAGGCGCATCAGCAACCATGGCTTCGGTAGTGATCATCAGACCACCGATCGAAGCAGCAGCTTGCAGGGCCGAACGGGTTACCTTGGCAGGGTCTAGGATACCCATTTCGATCATGTCGCCGTACTCGCCGGTCGCAGCGTTGTAACCGAAGTTACCCGAACCTTGTTTGACCTTGTCGACCACTACGCTTGGCTCGTCGCCAGCGTTGGCAACGATCTGGCGCAACGGCGCTTCAACAGCGCGACGCAGCAGCTGGATACCGACGTTCTGGTCTTCGTTGTCGCCTTTGAGTTCGGAGATCGCTTGCAGCGAACGAACCAGGGCAACACCACCGCCAGGAACCACGCCTTCTTCAACGGCTGCACGGGTAGCGTGCAGGGCGTCTTCAACGCGGGCTTTCTTCTCTTTCATTTCAACTTCGGTGCCAGCACCGACCTTGATCACGGCAACACCGCCAGCCAGCTTGGCCAGACGCTCTTGCAGTTTTTCACGGTCGTAGTCCGACGAAGTCTCGGCAACCTGGGCACGGATCTGGGTGATGCGTGCTTCGATGTCGCCCTGTACGCCAGCACCGTCAACGATGATGGTGTTTTCCTTGGACAGGGTGACGCGCTTGGCGTTGCCCAGGTGCTCCAGGGTAGCGGACTCCAGGCTCAGGCCGATTTCTTCGGAGATCACGGTACCGCCGGTCAGGACGGCGATGTCCTGCAGCATGGCCTTGCGGCGGTCGCCGAAGCCTGGTGCCTTGACCGCAGCAACTTTGACGAT
It encodes:
- a CDS encoding imelysin family protein; its protein translation is MFRPKLLFTSLAALALGACSPQDPQAVTSAAIAKQVILPTYSRWVEADRQLAVSALAFCEGKADLATARADFLHAQKAWAELQPLLIGPLAEGNRAWQVQFWPDKKNLVGRQVEQLVNGDKPVDAASLAKSSVVVRGLSAYEYILFDSKPDAANAEQKARYCPLLVAIGEHQKALAEEILKGWNNTDGMLAQMTKFPNQRYADSHEAIADLLRAQVTALDTLKKKLGAPMGRLSKGIPQPLQAEAWRSHSSLKSLEASLKAAETVWVGVDNQGLRGLLGKDQKALADKIDAAYASALKLLADNQKPLGELLDDEAGRQQLNAIYDSLNVIHRLHEGELAKALNIQLGFNANDGD
- a CDS encoding DUF1513 domain-containing protein encodes the protein MLRRQALKLGSVLLSALTLGGWTLFRGKDSGPLLLSARDDGDGKHYAVGYRLDGTQVFATQVGQRCHDIINHPEQPIALFVARRPGTESYLIDLRDGRLLQTITSQPNRHFYGHAVIHKGGEWLYATENDTTDPGRGVLGVYRFDGERLSHTGEISTHGIGPHQVSWMPDGETLVVANGGIRTEAESRVEMNLDAMEPSLVLMQRDGTLLSKEVLPQQMNSVRHLAIASDGTIVAGQQFMGSGDETAELLAIKRPGQAFQAFDVPEHQLQSMANYTASVAIHNELRLVALTAPRANRLFIWDLDTAQVRLDAPMPDCAGVGAVADGFVVTSGQGRCRLYDCRKAELIGHPLQLPSGLWDNHLHLA
- a CDS encoding efflux RND transporter periplasmic adaptor subunit; translated protein: MLRRRMLIMLGVVLLLVLILGGYKAFSIYQQVQMFSAPKPPISVAATESTERMWQNRLPAVGSLTALQGVDLSLEIAGTVKTLQFESGQKVSKGQPLLQLDSDVETALLGTALADLGLAQVDFNRGSQLVGSQAISRGEYDRLNAQYKRSKAVVDQLKAALAKKSINAPFGGTIGIRQVDVGDYLASGTVIATLQDLSSLYVDFFVAEQAVPRLSIGQQVLVSVAAYPQQTFPGTISAINPKVEDSTRNVQVRATLANPEGKLLPGMFSSLQVLLPDPGPQIVVPESAVTYTLYGNSVYVAVPKKTEDGQPQKNAEDQPELIAERRFVDTGERRDGLVVIHKGLKAGEQVVTAGQLKLTQGASITLSPDKTLQAPSNNSAHAN
- a CDS encoding multidrug efflux RND transporter permease subunit, translating into MAFTDPFIRRPVLASVVSLLIVLLGFQAWSKLPIRQYPQMENALITVTTAYPGANAETIQGYITQPMQQSLASAEGIDYMTSVSRQNFSVISVYARIGADSDRLFTELLAKANEVKNKLPQDAEDPVLSKEAADASALMYISFYSGEMSNPQITDYLSRVIQPKLATLPGMAEAEILGNQLFAMRLWIDPVKLAGYGLSANEVTDAVRRYNFLSAAGEVKGEYIVTSINATTELKTAEAFANIPLKTSGDSRVLLGDVARVEMGAENYDTVSSFDGTPSVYIGIKATPGANPLDVIKEVRKLMPELESQLPPNLKASIAYDATLFIQASIDEVVKTLVEAVLIVIVVVFLFLGALRSVLIPVVTIPLSMIGVLFFMQLMGYSLNLLTLLAMVLAIGLVVDDAIVVVENIHRHIEEGKTPFEAALEGAREIAMPVVSMTITLAAVYAPIGFLEGLTGALFKEFALTLAGAVIISGIVALTLSPMMCAMLLRHEQNPSGLAHRLDNLFEGLKVRYQKLLHATLNTRPVVLVFAVIVLCLIPVFLMFTKNELAPDEDQGVIFMMATAPQPTNLDYLSAYTDEFIDIFKAFPEYYSSFQINGFNGVQSGIGGFLLKPWNERERTQMELLPLVQSKLEGIAGLQIFGFNLPSLPGTGEGLPFQFVITTANDYESLLEVAERVKERAQASGKFAFLDIDLAFDKPEVVVDIDRAKAAQMGVSMDALGGTLATLLGEAEINRFTIDGRSYKVIAQVERPYRDNPDWLSNYYVKNQQGQMLPLSTLITLSDRARPRQLNQFQQLNSAIIQGFPMVSMGEALDTVNGIAREEAPAGYTFDYAGAARQFVQEGSALWVTFGLALAIIYLVLAAQFESFRDPLVILVTVPLSICGALIPLFLGISSMNIYTQVGLVTLIGLISKHGILVVEFANLLRQQKGLSAREAVEEAAAIRLRPVLMTTAAMVFGMVPLILATGAGAVSRFDIGTVIATGMSVGTLFTLFVLPCVYTLLARADVPQAQTQTA
- a CDS encoding lipopolysaccharide kinase InaA family protein; its protein translation is MAVGRSETLTGNSRFDHFWQQQGEWVEEPNQRRGGESGVQRLNDESGQLLYSKRQIGHIYRSFLHPFGRPTVLREYDAINSFEQLGVRVPHIVYCGVERDADHQWRALLVSKALDGFEDSDSWYEKGARERYGDALHDSMLQDLATNLARMHRGHWQHGCLYGKHVFIKVIGEGDQARAEVALLDLEKCRRRISCHRAAANDLKQLRRHSSFNDAEWRKLLYFYNVAFGSAVKGLEQ
- a CDS encoding class I SAM-dependent methyltransferase, with the protein product MRSPIKLEFSEKYDQQHAQEYFLKHQDGLARRMSHKRDEQLARRALTLAGEPGLVLDLPCGAGRFWPLLAEKPNRVIIGADNSEAMLETATKSQPAHIVERVRTLQTSAFAIDLPDNSVDSIFCMRLMHHIGDAAHRKTLLSEFQRVTRDSVILSLWVDGNFKAWRRKKLEQRRYAETGEGSYQNRFVLPAATVEEEFEAAGFRIQERLDFLPFYAMWRVYVLRKG